The Oligoflexia bacterium DNA segment TGAATTTGCCCCTATTGTTATGTGAATTTACCCTTACACAGTGTCTATAGAGCAAGAACGAGGCCCATGAGTGATATCACGAGCTTAGCGATTCTCACCCATTAACGGGTGTTAAGGGTTCTTCATATAAAGCTTGGGTATATCATGTAAATATTTGATTTTACTTGGTATTATTTATATCTAAAGTTACTTAGCAGGTGAATACTTCTTAGCCAGATGAGGTGCATTAGGCATCGCCAAATTTCACTCGATAATTCTTAAGAATAAAATACTCAATAGGCACCATGATGACTGAGGGTAGTAACCATAACAGTAAAGATGCCTGAAATTCTTGACCCATTAGATTTGGTAGAGCTGTCACAAAAAATGCAGTTACCGTCGCAATACAAGCGCCAAACATCCCTTGTATATGTGCATACCACCAATGCATTTTCTCAGTAGGTGCCGTTAGCCAGTATTTTAAACTTTGCACCCCTGATAAAAGCCCCGCTATTGGTATCCATGTCAAAAGCGTACTTCCATTTAGTATTCCGTAAAGGCCTGTTAACAAAGAAGTGGCGATAAGCAAACTTGAAGGAGCTACATCAATACATTTTGTAGTTTTAAAAGTTCTGTTTTTGTGGCGTAAAGCGCGAAGTCCAAAATGCAGCGTTGAAGCTGAAAGTATAGCAACGAAAAGTAAAAACACCGCAAACTCTTGGCTTTTAGGTGAGCGTTGCTCATCGATAAAAAATCGCCAAGGTGTGATGATAAACGCACCGAGAATAACTACGGTCATGCATAACGTGTAGGATCTCCCCCAAAGTACATGAGCCCTGCCGCCTTTTTTTGTAATGAGTGGAATAATAAAGATAAAAAGAGCAATAACCCCACAGATCACATGGGGGTATAAAACCATTTTCATAGGTAACGACATGCCAGTACCAATTTGCATGGCAATAGTTGTATTGAGACTCAAACTTTGTGTCATTAAAAAAAACCGCGATCATTAGGGATCGCGGTTTTTACAAAAATATTTTAGCTAATTAACTAATCAACCATGTTTTTCTTTACAGCCACACTCTTTACCTTCTTTGCAGCTTTCTTTTTTGCAGCCTTCTTCAGTGCAAGTTGCAGCATGTGTTTCTTTTAAGCAGGCTTTAAATTCTGGTGAACCGGCTTTAAGACCTTTATCGGTACAAGTTTTTTTAGCTGCAGCTTTATCAGCATGGGGGCAAGCAAGGCTCACTGAACCAACAGCACTTAATGCAAATACAAGAGCAGATAATGTTACGAGCTTTTTCATAAATTCTCCTTTAGAAGTTTAATCAAATACCACTTATTCATAGTGTGCGAAGCGATCAAAAAAATCTATTTGTTTTCAAAGTTAGCGCGGCGCATCTTTCTTGATTATTAGTCTTAAAGCAACTTTACTCATCTGGTTGATTTTAACTCTACTGGAGGCTCCCTCAGCCATGAAAACACTCAAACTTATTCAGATCGTACTTTTAATTTCTATGATTAGTCCTTTGGTCTTAGCATCAGATCGTGTTGTATCAAAAGGACTTACTCAAGAAATCGCAGAAGCAAGAGCCTCGGTTATAAAAGCACCTGTAAAATATGATCTTACTTTTGTTGTTGGACAGGATGAGAAAGAATTCACAGGAATCTCAAATATCACTTTTGACATCATATCGAATCCTGAAAAACTCACCCTTGATTTTTTCGAAGGAAAAGTTCAAGAACTTACAATTAATGGAGTTGTCCAACCAATCGTTGAGTACAACAATCACTTCATCACTTTACCTGTCAAAAGTTTAAAAACAGGCACTAACAATGTCATCGTTAAATTTTCTCATGTCTACAGCACTTCAGGCACAGGGCTACATCGATTTTTGGATCCAGAAGATAAACGAGTGTACATGTACACTCATCTTGAGCCCTACGATGCAAATCAAGTATTTCCATGTTTTGATCAACCCGACTTAAAAGCCATAATCACGATGCAAGTTACGGCTCCCAAAGATTGGACCGTTATTTCGACAACGCGAGAAGAAAAAACTACTGCTAAAGAAAATAAAATGACCCAATGGAATTTCACAGCCTCTCCTGTGATGAGTACTTATCTCATGTCGCTTCATGCAGGCCCTTATAAAATGTGGAACTCTCAAGCAGGAGCCGTACCGTTGAGACTTTTTGCCCGTCAAAGTTTGGCAAAGTATGTAGTTCCAAATGATTGGTTCACAATTACGCGCCAGGGATTGAAATTTTTTGACGAGTATTTCGCGTTTCCCTACCCGTTTAAAAAATATGATCAAGTAATAGCACCTGATTTTAACATGGGTGCCATGGAAAACCTTGCAGCGGTTACATTCTCAGAGCTCTATATACAAAGAGGTAAATCTACACAATCAGAGCGACTAAGGTTGGCAGAAGTTATTTTACATGAAATGGCCCATATGTGGTTCGGAGATCTTGTCACCATGAAATGGTGGAACGATCTATGGCTTAACGAAAGTTTTGCAACTTACATGGCAACCATTGCTATAAACGAAGCCACCGAATTTAAAAAACTCGCTTGGGTTAATTTTTTCTTCACGAAAATTTGGGCGTATACTGAAGATCAATGGGTTACTACCCACCCAATCGAAGGCCCCGTACGCGACTCTGAGTCGGCTTTTGTTGCCTTTGATGGAATCACCTACGGAAAAGGGGCTTCATCGTTAAAGCAAATTGATTTTTATTTAGGAGAAGATAACTTCAAAAAAGGTGTTCGACTTTATTTTCAAAAATATCAATACCGAAATACAGAAAGAAAAGATTTCACAACTTCACTTGCAGTTGCCTCTGGTAAAGATCTTAAAAAATGGACAACTGAATGGCTGCAAAAAGAAGGTCTCAACACTGTAGAAATTCAGTATACTTGCAAAAACGATAAGATTCAAAATTTCAGACTCATTCAAACTGCTCCAAGTGATCATTCAACACTTCGCTCCCACCGTACTCAAATTGCGATGTTTATGTCTTCTGGCCCATCGGCAATGAAAATGTATAAAGTCGTACAAGCACATTACGAAGGTAAAGAGACCGTCATTAAAGAATTAGAAAAGCAAGATTGCCCTGATATTGCGTTTCCAAATTACGGTGATTTTGATTATGTGAAAGTTAAACTTGATAAACGTACACTTGAAAACACACAGAAATATTTAACTAAAATTGATGATCCCCTTACACGTCTACAACTCTGGAGTACATTATGGGATATGGTTCGCGATGGCGAACTCGACGCCCCAAGCTATGCAAACTTTGTTTTTGATAATTTAGGCAGCGAAAAAGATATTAAAATTATAGAACTTATCACAAACACACTCTATGGTCGTCGCCTTAATAATCCGTCATTACAAATGTATTTGCCAAAAGAAGAAAAAGAAGCACGGGCCTACTTTGAAGAATATACGAAACGCGCAGAAGATTTCTTTTGGAAGCAAACACAAAAAGCTCCAGCTGGATCAGATCTTCAAAAGACTTGGTTTGGCTCATATTTAAGAGTGGCAAAATCAATTGATGCTCAATTGAAATTGGTTAAAGTTTTAAAAAATGAAATTAAATTCAAAAATTTTCCTATAGACCAAGATCGTCGTTGGAAGATTTTATTTCAACTCGCACTTACAAATGCACCAGGGGTGAATGAGCTTTTAACTCAAGAATCAAAAGACGACCCCTCTAACGCAGGTCTTTTGATGTCAATCTATTCAGATGCAGCAAAACCTGATCGAACCAAGAAAAAAGAGTGGTTTGAGAAGATAACTGCAAAGCCTAATGAAATTCCGCTTAATCAAGCACGCTTTGCAATGAACGGTCTTTTTCCACCCGATCAAGCAAATTTAAAAGCAGAGTTTGCCGATGCTTTTTTCACTGTATTGCCAAAGATTAATAATGAATTTAGCCCTGATTTTCAAGAGACCTTTGCTTCAACACTGGCCCCTAATTTGTGTACTCAAGAGAGTGCAAAAAAACTGGAGAACTATCTTGATAGTAAACCCACACTAACGCCTGTAATCTTAAAAGAGCTGCTCGTTGTTCAACAAGAGGATGAGCGATGTGTGAAAGTCAGAAAAATCGCATCTGATAAGTTAACTAAAATTAAAATTCCGAAAAAATAATTACTACACTTCAGATTGTATATGTCAGGCTGACTCAGATCGGGTCAGTCTGACTCTTTTGTTAGTACATATTTTAGTTCAGTCTCCGTCACAAATCTGACTATTTTTTTCATGGCATATTATGTGCACAATTATAATGATTATTCGGGGAAGAGGACTTAAGTGAATAAAACTCTCATTGCGCACATGCAGTTGGTATCAACCGTTGCTACTGGCTGCGTATTAGCATTAGGGGCACTACGGCTTACTGGTTTATTCTCTCAGCTCCGATTTATGGGAATCCCTACAGCAATTTGTTTTATTCTTGCCAGTATTTCAATACTTCTCCACAAAGCTCGCCGAACACCTACACGCTCTCGTCTTGGTTATTTATCAGCACTTGCACTTACATTTTTTTCTTCATTAGTTTTCTTACATTCACTTGGCTACATTGACTTGGCCCATTTTGATCTCTACATGATTGATACTTCAGAGCAGATGAAAGATTTTAGACCAGTAAGATTTCCGCCCCATGCACCATTAAATTTCATATTCACAGGCCTTGCCCTTTTACTTTGGGATAAACGCACACAACGCGAAGCAAGACCCACAGAATTCTTAGCATGTGTTATTGCTCTCGTTGCAGCACTTGCACTTGCTGGCTACACCGGTGAGGCAAAGCCACTTCACTCAGCCATAGGCTTTTTCTTAACTTCAATTGCTCTACTCTTTGCACGTCCCGATCGCGGATTAATGGCGCACATAACCGAAGACAGCAAA contains these protein-coding regions:
- a CDS encoding DUF2306 domain-containing protein — translated: MKMVLYPHVICGVIALFIFIIPLITKKGGRAHVLWGRSYTLCMTVVILGAFIITPWRFFIDEQRSPKSQEFAVFLLFVAILSASTLHFGLRALRHKNRTFKTTKCIDVAPSSLLIATSLLTGLYGILNGSTLLTWIPIAGLLSGVQSLKYWLTAPTEKMHWWYAHIQGMFGACIATVTAFFVTALPNLMGQEFQASLLLWLLPSVIMVPIEYFILKNYRVKFGDA
- the pepN gene encoding aminopeptidase N, with the protein product MKTLKLIQIVLLISMISPLVLASDRVVSKGLTQEIAEARASVIKAPVKYDLTFVVGQDEKEFTGISNITFDIISNPEKLTLDFFEGKVQELTINGVVQPIVEYNNHFITLPVKSLKTGTNNVIVKFSHVYSTSGTGLHRFLDPEDKRVYMYTHLEPYDANQVFPCFDQPDLKAIITMQVTAPKDWTVISTTREEKTTAKENKMTQWNFTASPVMSTYLMSLHAGPYKMWNSQAGAVPLRLFARQSLAKYVVPNDWFTITRQGLKFFDEYFAFPYPFKKYDQVIAPDFNMGAMENLAAVTFSELYIQRGKSTQSERLRLAEVILHEMAHMWFGDLVTMKWWNDLWLNESFATYMATIAINEATEFKKLAWVNFFFTKIWAYTEDQWVTTHPIEGPVRDSESAFVAFDGITYGKGASSLKQIDFYLGEDNFKKGVRLYFQKYQYRNTERKDFTTSLAVASGKDLKKWTTEWLQKEGLNTVEIQYTCKNDKIQNFRLIQTAPSDHSTLRSHRTQIAMFMSSGPSAMKMYKVVQAHYEGKETVIKELEKQDCPDIAFPNYGDFDYVKVKLDKRTLENTQKYLTKIDDPLTRLQLWSTLWDMVRDGELDAPSYANFVFDNLGSEKDIKIIELITNTLYGRRLNNPSLQMYLPKEEKEARAYFEEYTKRAEDFFWKQTQKAPAGSDLQKTWFGSYLRVAKSIDAQLKLVKVLKNEIKFKNFPIDQDRRWKILFQLALTNAPGVNELLTQESKDDPSNAGLLMSIYSDAAKPDRTKKKEWFEKITAKPNEIPLNQARFAMNGLFPPDQANLKAEFADAFFTVLPKINNEFSPDFQETFASTLAPNLCTQESAKKLENYLDSKPTLTPVILKELLVVQQEDERCVKVRKIASDKLTKIKIPKK